The Oncorhynchus masou masou isolate Uvic2021 chromosome 6, UVic_Omas_1.1, whole genome shotgun sequence genome has a window encoding:
- the LOC135542675 gene encoding phospholipid phosphatase 2-like — protein sequence MTELSVHKKNMLILVDVLCVFIAALPSAVLTLMFRPYQRGIYCDDESIRYPYRRDTISHRAMAAVTIPSSIVIITTGEAYLVYSKRLHSNSNFNQYMSALYKVVGTFLFGAAVSQSLTDLAKFTIGRPRPNFLSVCNPTVCSGYMLQLNCTGNPRNVTESRLSFYSGHSAFGMYSMLFLALYVQARMQGKWTRLVRPTVQFFLVAFALYVGYTRVSDYKHHWSDVLVGLLQGTLIAVLNVCYVSDFFKLRPPPRCPRSEAAEDEHLEAKPGLDPDTQLHNNHYNYTTTSARTQTNNYTTTTATTQQPLHNNHGNRGEVA from the exons CGGCCCTTCCGTCAGCGGTCTTGACGTTAATGTTCAGGCCGTACCAGAGGGGTATCTACTGTGATGACGAGAGCATCAGATATCCTTACAGAAGAGACACCATCTCCCACAGGGCAATGGCTGCAgtcaccatcccctcctccatagTCATA atAACTACAGGAGAAGCGTACCTGGTGTACTCCAAGCGTCTCCACTCCAACTCTAACTTTAACCAGTACATGTCAGCTCTCTACAAG GTGGTGGGGACCTTTCTGTTTGGAGCAGCTGTGAGCCAATCACTGACTGACCTGGCCAAGTTCACCATTGGCAGGCCACGTCCAAACTTCCTATCTGTGTGTAATCCCACGGTGTGTTCTGGGTACATGCTGCAACTCAACTGTACCGGCAACCCTCGAAACGTCACtgagtccag attGTCGTTTTACTCCGGACACTCTGCCTTCGGGATGTACAGCATGCTGTTTCTAGCA ttgtatgtgCAAGCACGTATGCAGGGGAAGTGGACTCGTCTGGTCAGACCCACAGTGCAGTTCTTCCTCGTGGCGTTTGCGTTGTACGTAGGATACACACGGGTTAGCGACTACAAACACCACTGGAGCGACGTACTGGTGGGACTGCTGCAGGGAACTCTCATCGCTGTGCTCAAC GTTTGCTACGTCTCTGATTTCTTTAAGCTCCGCCCCCCTCCTCGCTGCCCTCGATCCGAGGCGGCTGAAGACGAACACCTAGAGGCCAAACCTGGCCTGGACCCAGACACACAActacacaacaaccactacaactacaCTACTACTTCAGCCCGAACTCAGACTAACAACTACACAACAACCACTGCAACTACACAACAACCTCTACACAACAATCACGGTAACCGTGGGGAAGTGGCGTAG
- the LOC135542681 gene encoding TLE family member 5-like isoform X1 → MMFPQSRHSASSQSSQPLKFTTSDSCDRIKDEFQFLQAQYHSLKMECDKLASEKSEMQRHYIMYYEMSYGLNIEMHKQAEIVKRLNGICAQVLPYLSQEHQQQVLGAIERAKQVTPPEMNSIIRQQLQVHQLSQLQGLGLPTMAPLPMGLSASSLPPTSSAGLMSLSSILASHSHSQAAHAQAQAQLAKEDKARDAAEREQREEDGDKSD, encoded by the exons ATGATGTTTCCACAATCAAGACACTCG GCTTCCTCCCAGTCCTCCCAGCCTCTCAAGTTCACCACTTCCGACTCCTGCGACCGCATTAAGGACGAGTTTCAGTTCCTACAAGCACAATACCATAG CTTGAAGATGGAGTGTGACAAGCTAGCTAGTGAGAAGTCAGAGATGCAGCGTCATTACATCATG TACTACGAGATGTCTTATGGACTGAACATTGAAATGCACAAACAG GCTGAGATCGTGAAGAGACTAAACGGGATCTGTGCTCAGGTGCTCCCCTACCTATCTCAAGAG catcagcagcaggtCCTAGGGGCCATAGAGAGAGCCAAGCAGGTCACTCCTCCTGAGATGAACTCTATCATACGG CAGCAGCTCCAGGTGCACCAGTTGTCTCAGCTCCAGGGCTTGGGCCTCCCCACGATGGCCCCTCTCCCCATGGGCCTGTCTGCTTCCAGCCTCCCTCCAACCTCCAGCGCCGGACTGAtgtccctgtcctccatcctgGCCTCGCACTCTCACTCACAGGCAGCACAtgcacag GCTCAGGCCCAGCTGGCTAAAGAAGACAAGGCCAGAGACgcagcagagagagaacagagggaagaggacgGAGACAAGTCCGACTGA
- the LOC135542681 gene encoding amino-terminal enhancer of split-like isoform X2, translating into MMFPQSRHSASSQSSQPLKFTTSDSCDRIKDEFQFLQAQYHSLKMECDKLASEKSEMQRHYIMYYEMSYGLNIEMHKQAEIVKRLNGICAQVLPYLSQEHQQQVLGAIERAKQVTPPEMNSIIRQLQVHQLSQLQGLGLPTMAPLPMGLSASSLPPTSSAGLMSLSSILASHSHSQAAHAQAQAQLAKEDKARDAAEREQREEDGDKSD; encoded by the exons ATGATGTTTCCACAATCAAGACACTCG GCTTCCTCCCAGTCCTCCCAGCCTCTCAAGTTCACCACTTCCGACTCCTGCGACCGCATTAAGGACGAGTTTCAGTTCCTACAAGCACAATACCATAG CTTGAAGATGGAGTGTGACAAGCTAGCTAGTGAGAAGTCAGAGATGCAGCGTCATTACATCATG TACTACGAGATGTCTTATGGACTGAACATTGAAATGCACAAACAG GCTGAGATCGTGAAGAGACTAAACGGGATCTGTGCTCAGGTGCTCCCCTACCTATCTCAAGAG catcagcagcaggtCCTAGGGGCCATAGAGAGAGCCAAGCAGGTCACTCCTCCTGAGATGAACTCTATCATACGG CAGCTCCAGGTGCACCAGTTGTCTCAGCTCCAGGGCTTGGGCCTCCCCACGATGGCCCCTCTCCCCATGGGCCTGTCTGCTTCCAGCCTCCCTCCAACCTCCAGCGCCGGACTGAtgtccctgtcctccatcctgGCCTCGCACTCTCACTCACAGGCAGCACAtgcacag GCTCAGGCCCAGCTGGCTAAAGAAGACAAGGCCAGAGACgcagcagagagagaacagagggaagaggacgGAGACAAGTCCGACTGA